In Komagataeibacter sucrofermentans DSM 15973, the genomic window TGGCGGGGCATGGCGGCGGTTACTGGCCTGTGCCCGCGGCAATGGCCTCATGGTGGCGAATGACTTCGCGGATGATGAAGGCCAGGAATTTTTCCGCAAAATCGGGGTCCAGATGGGCAGCGGTGGCCAGTTCGCGCAGCCGAGCCACCTGGCGTGCCTCACGCGCGGGGTCGGCGGGCGGCATGTCGTTGGCGGCCTTGAGCTGGCCCACCGCCTGCGTGTGGCGAAAGCGCTCGGCCAGCATGTAGATCAGGGCGGCATCGATGTTGTCGATGCTGCAGCGCAGCTCTTCAAGCTTGAGCCGGGCTGCTTCCTGTCTGGCCTCGATGGTGGTCATAAGTGTCGGCGCTCCTGCGTTGGGAAAGAAAAGGGGAGTGAAAAAAGACTTACAGCACCGGCGGGAGGTCGATCCACGCCAGGTGCCCCCCCTTGCCGGCCCCGGTATCGGTAAAGATGGCCCGCCCGCCCATGCGGCCGTGGCGCACCCAGGGTCGCCCGTCGGTGGAGCGGCGGTCATGCCCGCAATAGACCGTATAACCCGGCGGAATGTGATCGACCCAGTTCAGCCTGCGCTCGGGGTAGCCATCTTTTTGCATGCGGCCCGTCGTCTCGCCAAACAGGGCGCGTGACAGCAGGGGCGTGACCGTGCCCAGCCCCGGCGGCGGCAGTTCGCCCAGCATGCGGGCATGAAAGCCGCCATGCACGAATATGGACTGCCCCAGCACGATCCACGCGGGCGCGCGGGCAAGGTCATCCAGCGCGCGCTGGTACACGTCGCTGTTTTCCTCGCGCAGGAAGGCGGCCAGCGTTTCCATCAAGGGCGGGTCGCGGCGCATCTTGCGGCCCTGCAGCGCGCGGGCCAGCTTGCGGTCATGGTTGCCCAGTATGAACAGGCCGCGCCCTTCATCGATCAGGCGCTGCATCAGGCGGAACGCGCCCGCGCTGTCCGGCCCGTAATCCACTAGGTCGCCCAGTTGTATGACAAACCGGTCCGTAGCAGCCGCGTGGCGAAAGGCGTGCAGGTCGCCATGCACGTCGCCCACCACGCGCAGGGGGCGACCGGCCAGCAGTCCTGCCAGCGGGTGCGTGGGCAGCGTGGACGCGATAGGGGGGGGCGCTTCTTCCCGCCCGGCGGCGGGCGGGAATGTGGCATCCCGTGCCATGACAGGCCGATGAGAGGGAAAGCGACGTCTCAAACGAAAATCCTCTCCTGTTGATGGCCGGTCCGGGTGGTGCCCCTTGCTGGGTCTGGTCTCCTATTATTCACAAGATTGGCCGCCATGCACTAGGGGGGATGGGCAATAATGTATCCTTAATGACACAAACCGGTTGCATCCGGGTAACGATATTGTACACCAAAAACCGGAATATATTGCCCAGGACACAGACCGGCATAAGGCGTGGCACCCCTGCCGGTAGCGTGGCTGATGGAGTAAACGTGAAACCGCCAACCGGAGTCCGGCTGCGGTGTCACACTCTTTTGTTGTGACGTAGCCTGCAGGACGGAGAACAGATGAAAGCGTCATGCTGAAGTGAAACGCAGGGACAGGCGCCGTGGTGCAAAGGGAATACCCGCGCCACTGCCGCCGCCCCGGCAGATCGGCCCCGGCCAAGGGCCGTGACGGCGGCATACGACATATCCGGCGCGGTCTCGACCGGCCGGGCATAACGATAAGAGTTTGAGGGAAAGTTCATGATCGACCACACCCGAATCCGGAATGCGGCGCTCCGGGCCAAGATCACCACCGCCGAGCAGGCGGCCTCCCTTGTCCGCCCGGGCAGCACGGTGGGCACCAGTGGCTTTACCGGCGCCGGTTACCCCAAGGCCGTGCCGCAGGCGCTTGCCGCATTGATGGAGCGCGCGCACGCCGAGGGTAAGGAATACCGCATCCGCCTGCTCACGGGCGCCTCGACCGGGCCGGAGCTTGATGGCGCGCTTGCCAAGGTCAACGGCATCTCGTTCCGCATGCCCTACAATTCCGATGCCGGCCTGCGCGCGCGCATCAACAAGGGCGAGACGGAATATCTCGACATGCATCTCAGCCATGTCGCCCCCATGGCCTGGGCGGGGTTCTTTGGCACGATCGACACCGCCATCATCGAGGCCACCGCCATCCGTGAAGATGGCAGCATCGTGCCGTCCTCTTCCGTCGGCAATTCCAAGACCTGGCTCGACACCGCCAAGCAGGTCATCATCGAGGTCAATAGCTGGCAGGATGCAGCGCTCGAGGGCATGCACGACATCTGGTATGGCGCAGCCCTGCCGCCGCACCGCCAGCCCATCCCGCTGCTGCGCCCCGATGATCGCATCGGCGGCACCTCGCTCAAGGTCGATCCCGCCAAGATCGTGGCCATTGTCGAGACCAATGCGCCTGACCGCAACGCCCCGTTCTCACCACCCGACGAGACCGCGCGCGGCATTGCGGGCCACCTGATGGAATTCTTCCGCCACGAAGTGAAGATGGGCCGCCTGCCACCGTCGCTGCTGCCGCTGCAGTCCGGCGTGGGCAACGTGGCCAATGCCGTGATGGGCGGGCTGGAGGAAGGCCCGTTTGATGACCTGACCGCCTACACCGAGGTGATTCAGGATGGCATGCTTGGCATGCTGGAAAGCGGCAAGATGCGGGTGGCCTCGGCCACGGCCTTCTCGCTCAGCCCGGAAGCGGCCGAAGCGCTCAACAGCCGCATGCGCGAGTTCCAGAAAAAGATCATCCTGCGCCCGCAGGATATCAGCAACCATCCCGGCCTGATCCGTCGCCTTGGCTGTATCGCCATGAACGGCCTGATCGAATCGGATATCTATGGCAACGTGAACTCGACCCAGATCATGGGCTCCAAGATCCAGAACGGCATTGGCGGCTCGGGTGATTTTGCCCGCAATGCCTATATTTCCGTGTTCATGACGCCGTCGACTGCCAAGGGCGGCAAGATTTCCGCCATCGTGCCCATGGCCTCCCATGTCGATCACATCACGCAGGATTCGCAGGTGCTCGTGACCGAACAGGGTCTTGCCGACCTGCGCGGCCTCTCGCCCAAGCAGCGCGCGGAAGTCATCATCGCCAACTGCGCCCACCCCGATTATCGCCCGATGCTGCAGGATTATTACAAGCGTGCCCGCGCGGGCTCGTTTGGCCAGCAGTCGCCGCACCTGCTGACCGAGGCGCTGTCATGGCACCAGCGCTTCATCGAGACGGGCAGCATGATGCCGTAAGGGCCAACTGGTCGCTGACGGGATGCGGGCAGGCGCCGCCCCCGTCGCACCATATATTGGCAATCATAAAAGTTTTTGGGTGCCGCCTTTTTTTAAAGGCGGCGTTTTCTTTCGAGACTTTCCGGGGAAAGCTTCACCCAAAACTTTTATTTTTATCAACCTGTTATCTGACAGGTTCGGCATCCACCATTTCGGTCGCGCGTTCGAGGTCAACCGACAGCACCCGGCTGACCCCGCGCTCCTGCATGGTCACGCCATACAGCCGGTCCATATGCGCCATGGTCAACTGATGGTGGGTCACGACAAGGAAGCGCGTGCCCGCCTCGGCCACCATGTCGGCCAGCAGGGCGCAGAAGCGGCCCACATTGGCGTCATCGAGCGGGGCATCGACCTCATCAAGCACGCAGACCGGGGCAGGATTGCAACGGAACACCGCGAAGATGAGCGACAGCGCGGTGAGCGCCTGCTCGCCGCCTGAAAGCAGCGAGAGCGTGGCCAGCTTCTTGCCCGGTGGCTGGGCATAGATTTCAAGCCCGGCCTGAAGCGGGTCGTCATTGCCCACCATGCCCAGATGTGCCCGCCCGCCATTGAACATGCGGGCAAACAGCGCCTGAAAGTGCTGGTCGATCTGCGAGAACACGGCCATCAGCCGCTCGCGCCCCTCGCGGTTGAGCTGCCCGATCATGCCGCGCAGGCGGGCAATGGCCGATTGCAGTTCGTCGCGCTCATGCAGGATCGTGTCGATCTTGCCCGATGCCTCCTGCGCTTCAAGCTCGGCGCGCAGGTTGACCGGGCCAAGTTCATCGCGTTGGCGGGTCAGGCGGGCGACCTTGCGGCGCAGGCCGGTCTCGGCGTTCACGCTCAGGTCGGCGGGTACCACGCCAGCGGGCGGCGTTGAGTCGGCC contains:
- a CDS encoding metallophosphoesterase yields the protein MARDATFPPAAGREEAPPPIASTLPTHPLAGLLAGRPLRVVGDVHGDLHAFRHAAATDRFVIQLGDLVDYGPDSAGAFRLMQRLIDEGRGLFILGNHDRKLARALQGRKMRRDPPLMETLAAFLREENSDVYQRALDDLARAPAWIVLGQSIFVHGGFHARMLGELPPPGLGTVTPLLSRALFGETTGRMQKDGYPERRLNWVDHIPPGYTVYCGHDRRSTDGRPWVRHGRMGGRAIFTDTGAGKGGHLAWIDLPPVL
- a CDS encoding chorismate mutase translates to MTTIEARQEAARLKLEELRCSIDNIDAALIYMLAERFRHTQAVGQLKAANDMPPADPAREARQVARLRELATAAHLDPDFAEKFLAFIIREVIRHHEAIAAGTGQ
- a CDS encoding acetyl-CoA hydrolase/transferase family protein — protein: MIDHTRIRNAALRAKITTAEQAASLVRPGSTVGTSGFTGAGYPKAVPQALAALMERAHAEGKEYRIRLLTGASTGPELDGALAKVNGISFRMPYNSDAGLRARINKGETEYLDMHLSHVAPMAWAGFFGTIDTAIIEATAIREDGSIVPSSSVGNSKTWLDTAKQVIIEVNSWQDAALEGMHDIWYGAALPPHRQPIPLLRPDDRIGGTSLKVDPAKIVAIVETNAPDRNAPFSPPDETARGIAGHLMEFFRHEVKMGRLPPSLLPLQSGVGNVANAVMGGLEEGPFDDLTAYTEVIQDGMLGMLESGKMRVASATAFSLSPEAAEALNSRMREFQKKIILRPQDISNHPGLIRRLGCIAMNGLIESDIYGNVNSTQIMGSKIQNGIGGSGDFARNAYISVFMTPSTAKGGKISAIVPMASHVDHITQDSQVLVTEQGLADLRGLSPKQRAEVIIANCAHPDYRPMLQDYYKRARAGSFGQQSPHLLTEALSWHQRFIETGSMMP